The Deltaproteobacteria bacterium genomic sequence AGCTCGGCCACGCGCAGAACCGAGAGCTCGTCCGCGATGTGGGCCACGAGATCGTCCGCAAACTCGAGCTGCCAGCGCAGGTTCACCGTGAGCCCGTGACGCCCCAGCGCATCCGCGGCCTGGATCAGATCAAACACGCCCTCGCACGACGCGAGCTCCGGTCGGAGCCCACGCAGTCGCTCGGCGATCTGTCGACGCAGCTCGCTCGCCGTCCCCAGCCGCGCCTCGACCTTCGCCGCCAGCTCGGGGTCTGGCCGCTGCCCCGCGCGGATCGCTTCGATGCCCTCCCGGAGATCGGAGATTCTCTCCGCCAACCGGCGCGCCTCGGAGGTCTCGCGGTCGATCAGCAGATCCCAAAGCGCGGTTTGTTGCACCCCGCAGAGACGCTCCGTGGTGGGATCCGGACCGCGGCCCTCGGCGAACCCGCTCAGCACCTGTCGGGTGCTGTCGAAGAGCACCCGCGCGTCGAATGTGAACTTCTTGGTTGAGCTCATCGCTTTCTCTCCCATCGGATTCGACGTTGCCGCAGTGGGCAAGGGTTCGCGCCAGCGGATGGTGCAGCTGGCGAGCCAGGGTGAGCCTTCACGTACAAATCTACCTGTTGCGACGTGGCGAAGACCAAGGGTGATCGCCGCGCGTCACCCCGTCCGCGGCGCGATCGCGCGCGGGGCGGACGCAGGCCTGGCGCGCGGGTGCGCTTCTCCGGTGGAGGTTCCAGCAGAGCGGGCGTTCATTCCCAGCGGCGTCGGAGGGATACTCAACCCATGTCCTCATCGTCCGGGTCCAAGAGCCTGCTGCGCGTGAGCATCCTGGGGCGCGCGACCGTCGAGATTCCCGACTCCTTCACCGTCGAGATGGACGACGATGACCAGTTCGTGCGCTTCATCCCGCCGGACGACCGGGGCGCGGTGCTGGAGGCCGCCGTCGTCGTCATGCCTCAGGCGGACAATCCGCTCACCCCACCCACGTGCGCCCAGGTCGTGCGCACCCAGGCACGGGCGCTGGGCATCGAGCTCGAGTCCTTCGGGGACCATCAGGTCATGCACCGGTGGAGCTCTCGCGTCGAGGGCGATATCGCGTGGCGGGTGGACGAGTGGGCCATCGGCGGCGCGGAGACCATCCTCATGTTCCTGGCCACGACCGCCGATCAGGATGACCCGCCCCCTTCATCCCGCGCCTTGCTTCAGGCCATTCCGCACGCCCTCGCCTCGCTGCAGTTCACCGAGGGGGCCGCGAAAGGCAAGGCGCGCCAGGTCGCGCCCACCAAACCCAAGAGGAATCGGCCGAGGCGGAACCTGGAGTGCGACATCCTGGGTCCGGAAGAGGAGCGCTGGCTCGAAGAGGCCCTCTCGACGGCCGGCGCGCTGGCCCAGCGCTATCTGGGCGTCGAGCCGTCGAGCGCGCTCGAGCCCGCGCAGCTCGACGAGATCGCCGACCGCTGGAGCGACGATTCGTCCGCGGACCGCGCGGAGGTCGAGAGCCTGGTGAAGGCGCTCGGCGCTGCGCTGGGGGAGCACCTGGTTCAGCGATTGGGAATGATGTGGGGGGTGGGCCGCGACGCCGAGGGGACCGTGCTGGTGGTCATCCACCCCAAGGGAATGAACACCCACCCCGTCGAGGCGGCGCGAGAGCGCGTCGAGGAGAGCTGCACCGGGATGCTCGGGCTCATCGCCGCCATGATGGAGCAGCGCGTGCAGGACGCCGACGAGCAACCGTGACGAGGGCGCGCACCACTCGGGAGCGGACGCGTGCGCTCGAGTCACGGAGGCGTGGCGGAGCTGGCCTTCCCGGGGGAGACCTGCGTCGTTTCTGGACGCGATTCGAATGCTCGTGGAGATCGTGTCCGCGCCTAACTGCTTCGGCGGAGCGCACGGTGCTTCATGCCAACTCGCACGTGCGCGACCCGCGTCGCCGGGCGTGCGCCGCCTCAGTGCGGAACACAGGGTGAGCCGTTGATCAGCACCTGCACGCTGTCGGCGTCGCGGTTGACCACCGCGAGGTCCAGTCGGCCGTCGCCGTTGAAGTCGCCCGAGGCCACCGCGACAGGGCCGGCCCGGACCGCGAACGAGACCGGCGCGTCGAACCCGCCGTCGCCGAACCCCAGGAGCACCGCCACGGTGTTGCTGCCGACGATCGTCGCGGCCAGGTCCAGCGCTCCATCGCCGTTGAGGTCGGCCACCGCGATCGCGCTCGGCCCGGAGCCGAGGACGTGCTCGACCGGGGCGGAGAAGCCACCGTCTGGCTCGCCCCGCAGCACCTCCAGGCTGCCGCGGCCGGTACTGCCCACGGCCAGATCCAGCCAGCCATCGCCGTCGAGGTCGGCGGCGGCGAGGGCGCCCGGGCTGCTCCCGACGGGGACGTCGATCTTCGCCGCGAAGCCACCATCCCCCTGGTTCAGGAAGATCCCCACCTTGCCGTCGGTGACCGCCGCGACGGCGAGGTCGAGGAGCCCGTCGCGGTTGAAGTCCCCCACGGCGATGGGCTGGGGGCCTCCGCCTGCGAACAGGCCCTGGAAGTGGGCGAACCCGCCGTCGCCCCAGCCCAGGAGCACGCTCACCGAGCCGGCGACGCTGGAGTTGGCGGTGGCGAGGTCGAAGTGGCCGTCGCCGTTGAAGTCGCCGACGGTGATCGCCACCGGGAAGGGCGTGGTGGAATAGCTCGCCTCGGAGCTGAACCCGCCGTCGGGCTGGCCCATGAGCACGCCCACCGTGTCGTCCCCCGTGTTCGCGGTGGCCAGGTCGAGCCGGCCGTCGAGGTTGAAGTCTGCGGCAACGAGGTCCAACGGGTTCGCGCCGGTGGCGAACTCGACGTCCGGCAAGAGGCCGCCGTCGCCGTCGCCCAGGAGCACGCTCACCGAGTTCGCGCCCTCGTTGGCGGTGGCCAGGTCGAGCCGGCCGTCGCGGTTGAAGTCGCCCAGGGCCACGCCATTCGGTTGGGAGCCCGTGGCGACCGCGGCGGTGTTGGAGGGGAGGCTGAGCGGACAGCTCCACGAGACACCGCTGGTGGAGCCGCTCCCCGAGCCCGACGACGCGCCGGTGCTCCCCGACGAGGTGCCGCCGGAGGAGCTCGCGGAGCTGGCGCTGCCGCTGGTCCCCGAGCTCGCCGTGCCGCTGCTGCCCCCGCTCGAGCTGCTCGAGCTGCTGGTGGCGGAGGCGCTCGACGACGTTCCCGTCGACGACGAGGTGGAGCCGGCTCCCTGGGCGGCGCTCGTCCCGGTGGAGCCCGACGAGGAATCGCTGGTCGAGCTGTGGCTGCAGCCGCTTCCCCAGGTGACGAGAGGGACCAGGACCACGGCGCGCATCAAGCGTTGGAGCATTGCGTCTCCTACACCGGCATGCCACGGCAGAGGAGTCGTGGTCGCCTGGGGAAGATGGGAGGAGGAGGCCGCTCCCACCGGACCGACAGTATCGGTCCGTCACCACGCACTCGAAAGTGCAAGTTGAGAGCGATCTTGTGCCAGGCGCTCACCATCACGGTGGGCCGCGACCTCGGAGATCGACCCGGCGAGCTGTGCCTGCTGGGGTGACCTCCTCCGGTCGCCGGCGCGCTGGCCACGTCGCCGACGAGGCGAACCCGGTCCGGGCCCTGGAGTTGCGGCCCTTCGAGCTCTCTCAGAGCTCCCCGAGCGGGGCATGTGTCCATGTAGTTCATTCGTGTGGATCAAAAACCAACAAGGTTGTGGTTGCGCCACTCGACCCTTCGCCGGGTCGACTCGTTCGGTGGACACGGTCGCGCGCGCGTACGCGAAGCAGGTGGGCCTGACGCGGGCGCAAATGGGCGTCTTCGTGCCCTGGATGCGCAGGAAGTCGGCGAAGGAGACCGCGAGCGAGCGGGGCTGCAGCGTGGACACCGTGAAGACACACTTGAAGGTGATCCGGGTGAAGGCCGGGTTCTCGAGGCAGGGCGATTTGATCGATTTGTGCTGGAAGCTGTCGGGAAAGTGAGTGCTATGGCTTCGAAGGACGCGTGGTCATTTCTTCGCAGCCGCGGGGTAGGGTTTGATCAGGGCGCGGCTTCGTCCCCCGCGGCGCCATGAGGGCTAGAACGTTGAGACCCGCGCTGCTCCTCGCGCTCTTGCTTGTCTTGGCCCCGCGCTCTGCGTGGGCAATCGGTCAGCCTGAAGCGGAGGCCGGGGCGGGCGTGAATCTGAGCGGCGCGATTTCTCCGAGCTTCAGCGGTCGGTTCGGCCTCCGGGTTCTCGATTTTCTGTCGGTCGGCATTCGCGGACAGGTCGCACTCGGCAAGAACAAGCCTTCTCCCGCTTGTTTCTCTCAGACCTCCTGCGCCTACTCCTACCCTCCTGGCATTTACCGGGCCTGGTCCGCGTTCCCCGAGCTGCGCCTCAGCCTCACCAGGGGACACGTGGAGGGCGACGTGGCGCTGGGCGCCGGAGTGGGTTCGGTGCTCGGCTTCGTGCCTTTCTGGGCCGACAGCGAATCGCCCGGGCCGTTCTTCCAAGGCGCTCTGGGTGTCCGGTGGAACTTCGAGCGCGTGCCCCTCTACGTGCGCTTGGAGATCGGGCTCCAGCTGTACACGGATGTGCAGGTGCCTGCCGGGCCAAATCTCGGGCGCTGCGACCCGACGATCATCCAAAACAGTCCATGGGGTCCCTCGGAGATATCCGTGACGTGCGCGAGCTACGTGCTCATGCCCCAGTTGCTCCTGAACATCGGGTATCGCGCCGTCGCGCACTGAAGGCTGGCGGCGACGCGGACCGCGAGCGACCTGGGCTGCCGTGTGAACCCCGTGAGACCACCTGAAGGAGAGGCGCGCCGAAATGTGCC encodes the following:
- a CDS encoding DUF3806 domain-containing protein; the protein is MSSSSGSKSLLRVSILGRATVEIPDSFTVEMDDDDQFVRFIPPDDRGAVLEAAVVVMPQADNPLTPPTCAQVVRTQARALGIELESFGDHQVMHRWSSRVEGDIAWRVDEWAIGGAETILMFLATTADQDDPPPSSRALLQAIPHALASLQFTEGAAKGKARQVAPTKPKRNRPRRNLECDILGPEEERWLEEALSTAGALAQRYLGVEPSSALEPAQLDEIADRWSDDSSADRAEVESLVKALGAALGEHLVQRLGMMWGVGRDAEGTVLVVIHPKGMNTHPVEAARERVEESCTGMLGLIAAMMEQRVQDADEQP
- a CDS encoding VCBS repeat-containing protein; amino-acid sequence: MLQRLMRAVVLVPLVTWGSGCSHSSTSDSSSGSTGTSAAQGAGSTSSSTGTSSSASATSSSSSSSGGSSGTASSGTSGSASSASSSGGTSSGSTGASSGSGSGSTSGVSWSCPLSLPSNTAAVATGSQPNGVALGDFNRDGRLDLATANEGANSVSVLLGDGDGGLLPDVEFATGANPLDLVAADFNLDGRLDLATANTGDDTVGVLMGQPDGGFSSEASYSTTPFPVAITVGDFNGDGHFDLATANSSVAGSVSVLLGWGDGGFAHFQGLFAGGGPQPIAVGDFNRDGLLDLAVAAVTDGKVGIFLNQGDGGFAAKIDVPVGSSPGALAAADLDGDGWLDLAVGSTGRGSLEVLRGEPDGGFSAPVEHVLGSGPSAIAVADLNGDGALDLAATIVGSNTVAVLLGFGDGGFDAPVSFAVRAGPVAVASGDFNGDGRLDLAVVNRDADSVQVLINGSPCVPH